A region from the Acidobacteriota bacterium genome encodes:
- a CDS encoding GGDEF domain-containing protein has protein sequence MTTWAQDQKTSDELIEFLTRLARTLANAQTPADAFDTAFVQISSQIPVGVAVAVILEQNLSIYLSRNPIVKMEEKGLLDRIRDSLIATVHLPFNTTEAFVVTDRASLQGQHGGEPIAAATETILEIQGSIAGILAIYRSGPPFDETENRILELVSGILSVAIAGITARGQLQQLADMDELTGVGNKRSFRNRLVSEVDRAQIYNVPLSLIMFDIDDFKEINDVQGHLIGDVVLSELCGCIKETLRPTDFFARFGGDEFTIILPHTDRAGVASAAQRVMEKVRELRIPTDDGAFLTPTVSLGAATLEGKEDYKSILKRADDHLYEAKRSGKNRTSM, from the coding sequence ATGACCACGTGGGCTCAAGACCAGAAGACGAGCGACGAACTCATCGAGTTCCTCACTCGCCTCGCCCGGACTCTTGCAAACGCACAAACGCCGGCTGACGCTTTCGATACGGCTTTCGTCCAGATTTCGTCACAGATCCCGGTAGGCGTCGCGGTCGCGGTCATCCTCGAGCAGAATCTCAGCATCTATCTCTCACGGAACCCCATAGTCAAAATGGAGGAGAAGGGGCTACTGGACAGGATCCGCGATTCCCTGATCGCGACCGTTCATCTTCCGTTCAATACGACCGAAGCGTTCGTGGTGACCGATCGCGCCAGTCTTCAGGGGCAACACGGGGGCGAGCCGATCGCGGCGGCTACGGAAACGATTCTCGAGATTCAAGGCTCGATCGCAGGGATTCTCGCGATCTACCGTTCCGGGCCTCCGTTCGACGAGACCGAAAACCGGATCCTCGAGCTCGTCTCCGGCATTCTGTCCGTCGCAATCGCCGGAATTACCGCCAGGGGCCAGCTCCAGCAGCTCGCCGACATGGACGAACTGACCGGCGTCGGAAACAAACGCTCGTTCAGGAACCGCCTCGTCTCAGAGGTCGACCGAGCTCAAATTTATAACGTACCTCTATCGCTGATCATGTTCGACATCGATGATTTCAAGGAAATCAACGACGTTCAGGGACATCTCATCGGAGACGTCGTGCTCTCCGAGCTTTGTGGCTGCATCAAGGAAACGCTCCGCCCCACCGACTTTTTTGCGCGATTCGGAGGAGACGAGTTCACGATCATTCTTCCCCACACTGACCGCGCGGGCGTGGCATCCGCGGCGCAGCGCGTGATGGAGAAGGTGAGAGAACTGAGGATACCAACGGATGACGGCGCCTTCCTCACCCCGACGGTTTCTCTCGGAGCTGCAACCCTCGAAGGGAAGGAAGACTACAAGTCGATTCTCAAGCGCGCCGATGATCACCTTTACGAGGCGAAACGAAGCGGCAAGAACCGGACGAGCATGTGA
- the secG gene encoding preprotein translocase subunit SecG, translating to MVAFLVAVHIIISILLILIVIMQPGKGADLAGAFGGGGSQTAFGARGAATLLHKLTVAFFVLFILTSVALAVLQARPRASVMENQPPVTQTQPAAVEPDASETPAVPVEAPPVDPADEQ from the coding sequence ATGGTTGCTTTCCTTGTCGCAGTTCACATCATCATCAGTATCCTTCTGATTCTCATCGTCATCATGCAGCCCGGAAAGGGTGCAGATCTGGCCGGAGCATTCGGTGGCGGAGGGTCCCAGACGGCCTTCGGTGCGCGCGGAGCGGCAACGCTGCTTCACAAGCTGACGGTCGCGTTCTTTGTACTTTTCATCCTGACGTCCGTGGCCCTCGCGGTTCTTCAGGCCAGACCCAGAGCGTCCGTCATGGAGAACCAGCCGCCGGTTACGCAGACCCAGCCGGCCGCGGTCGAGCCGGACGCTTCGGAAACGCCAGCGGTCCCCGTCGAAGCTCCACCGGTCGACCCCGCGGACGAGCAGTAA
- the tpiA gene encoding triose-phosphate isomerase: MNVPPEGIEAWCHALTSLRFDDREIFVAPPFPFLSQIVDNLGTSGIATAGQTCSWTEHGALTGEVSPGMIRATGAKAVLVGHSERRASFGENDSIVARKLVAAASGGLTPILCIGETADERSEQKTAAVLERQLESVIPSIDSRGTRLVVAYEPVWAIGTGENATPDQVAEAHELIARLLGSLGWTDVPILYGGSVKPSNAGELAAVDQVSGFLVGGASLSSQSFIEIIRST, encoded by the coding sequence ATGAATGTTCCTCCGGAGGGAATCGAAGCGTGGTGCCACGCACTGACTTCGCTGCGGTTCGATGATCGGGAGATCTTCGTCGCTCCTCCGTTTCCTTTTCTCAGCCAGATCGTCGACAACCTCGGCACGAGTGGAATCGCGACCGCCGGCCAGACATGCTCCTGGACCGAACATGGAGCGCTCACCGGTGAGGTGTCCCCCGGAATGATCCGGGCCACCGGGGCAAAAGCAGTCCTCGTCGGTCATTCGGAACGACGCGCGTCCTTCGGCGAGAACGATTCGATCGTCGCCAGGAAGCTCGTTGCAGCGGCGTCCGGCGGCCTCACCCCGATTCTCTGCATCGGCGAGACCGCGGATGAGCGGAGCGAGCAAAAGACCGCAGCCGTGCTCGAACGACAGCTCGAAAGCGTCATTCCCTCGATCGATTCGCGCGGCACCCGGCTGGTCGTTGCATACGAGCCCGTCTGGGCGATCGGCACGGGAGAGAACGCGACCCCGGATCAGGTCGCCGAAGCTCACGAGCTCATCGCACGGCTTCTCGGCAGCCTCGGCTGGACCGATGTCCCGATACTCTACGGCGGAAGCGTCAAGCCCTCGAATGCCGGCGAGCTCGCGGCCGTGGACCAGGTCTCGGGATTTCTCGTCGGTGGAGCCAGCCTCAGCTCGCAATCGTTCATCGAGATCATCCGAAGCACCTGA